One Candidatus Nitrososphaera evergladensis SR1 genomic window, ACATTGGAAGCAAGCTGACGATGAAGTACCCCGGCGTCTACATGCTCGGCAAGGGCGCGCACGCGGAGGTCGTTTCAATCGCGTTTGCAGGCGGAGGCCAGCACCAGGACGCAGGGGCAAAGGCAGTCCACCTTGCGCCAAACACCACGTCAAGGATCACAAGCAAGTCGGTCAGCAAGGACTCTGGCAGGACCACGTACAGGGGCCTGTTGCACGTTGCCAAGGGTGCCACAGGAGTAAAGTCAAACGTCAGGTGCGACGCGCTGTTGCTTGACGAAAAGTCAAGGACTGACACGTACCCATACATCGAGGTAAACGAGGACGACGCGACCATCACCCACGAGGCAACAGTCGGCAAGATAGGCGAGGACCAGATATTCTACCTGATGTCACGCGGATACACAGAGTCTGACGCGCTGTCCATGATAGTCGGAGGTTTCATCGAGCCGTTCACAAAAGAGCTCCCGATGGAATACGCAGTAGAGCTGAACAGGCTGGTAAAGCTAGAGATGGAAGGCTCTGTAGGCTAGACGCCTACGCTCTGCTTCTTTTTTGTGAGAGGGTGATTGAGAAAAAATATGCCGACCACACTTGCCAACATCAACGCAAGCAACGTAATAGATGAAGTGTCTCCAAAAGATCCTGCGTGGCTTGCAGAGGAGAGGAAAAAGGCGATTGCAAAATATCTCTCGCTTCCGAATGAAGTCTCGCCTCTCTACTCGAAATACTCTGATGCAAACAGGATCAAGCCGCAGGGCGTACACCTGAACTTTGGACAGGGAAACAGCAGGCACGTGTTAAGCAGCGATCTTGCCAAGAGGCTTGAAGAGCTTGAAAAAGAGACAGGAATTTTGCAGGTAGGTCCTGAAATAAACAAGGTAGTGATCAAAGAAAACGTCGCCAAGCAGGGAGTAATCGTAACCGGCATCAAAGACGCGATTTCCAGGCATGCCGACCTTGTCAAGGCGCACATTGAAGCAAACCCGCTTGACCACGGCGAGGACAAGTTTCTGGCGCTTGAAGCGGCCGCATTCCAGTCGGGCGTCTTTGTCTACGTTCCAAGGAACGTCGTCCTTGAAGAGCCTATCAGGATCATAACGTCGCTTGCAGATGACGGCACGTCGCTTGTGTCAAGAAACATCTTTGCAGTCGAGCAGGGCGCCAAGGCCACCGTCGTGCAAGAGCTGTACGCGCCGGGGACGGGCAACGCAGCAGAAACGCAGCAGGGCTATTTTGAATTAATCGAGACTTCAGTCAAGCCAAACGCGCACCTTGAAGCAGTCACGCTGCAGGCAATGGGCACGGACACTGTTTGCGTCTCAAACAGAAAGGCGTTTGTTGAAAGGGACGGCAAGATGTCGTGGTACGTCGGCCTCTTTGGAACGATGCTTTCAAGGTTCAAGACGGACAGCGTCATGAAGGGCCAAGGCGCAAGCGCCGAAGACGTCGAGATAGTCTTTGGAGTCGGCAACCAGTCGTTTGACATCATGTCAAACCTGATACACAACGGCCAGTTCTCCCGCGGCAAGGTGCAGGTCAAGTCGGTCATGAAGGACACTTCAAAATCGCTGTTCAAGGGCATGATAAAAATCGGCAAGGACGGCAAGGGCACGGAATCCTACCTAGCAGGCCACGCAATCCTGCTTGACAAGGGAGCAAAATCAGACTCGATACCGGGCCTGGAAATTCTGACGAACGAGGTCAGGGCAACCCACTCGGCCTCGGTAGCCCAGATCGACGAGAACCAGATATTCTACCTCACCACTAGGGGCCTGAGCAGGGAAGGAGCAAAGCGCGAGATAGTCTCGGGCTTTCTCGAGCCGCTGTCAAGAAAGATGGGCCCGACCATAAGGGCGTGGATAAATTACCTGATAGAGAACAAGTGGCAGGGCAACCCGCTCATGCTTCGCGCCGACGAGGCGATGGAGCAGATTCTAGAAGTCGAAAAGTCGCGCTACCGCGAGACGCAAGACATCTTTGAAAAGCACTACAAGTACAGGTAGTAGAACAATATGGGAGAGGAGTGGGTGCGCGTCTGCGACGCCGGCTCGCTTTCAAGTGGCGAGCTGGTCGAGTTTGACCATGGAGGCAAGAAACTAATGGTGGCAAAAATTGGAAGCGATATTTATGCCACCGACAGGATATGCACCCATGCATATGCCGACCTTACTGCGGGCTTTGTAAACGAGGGCGAAAAGACTGTGACATGCCCTCTTCATCTTTCTGCCTTTAAATTCGCAGATGGCGTGCCGCAGAACCCTCCCGCCACCATCCCCCTTAAAACTTACAAGGTTAAAATACAGGATAACGCAATTTACATCAAGATCGATTAAGATTATGATGCAGAAAGGTGCCCTCAACGTCGAAAAGATCCGCAAAGATTTCCCCATCCTGAAGCGGAAGGTGATGGGTGGCAAGCCCCTGGTATACCTCGACAACGCGGCAACTACGCAAAAGCCGCTTGCAGTCATTGACGCCATCCACGACTATTACATGAACTACAATTCCAACATCCACAGGGCGGTGCACCAGCTTGCAGAAGAGGCGACCAAGGCGTACGAGGACACGAGGGTCAAGATTGCCAAGTTCATAAACGCCCGCTCGACTGACGAGATAATTTTCACCCGCAACACGACAGAAGCGATAAACCTTGTCGCGTACTCGTGGGGAAGGGCCAACATAAAAAAAGACGACAGGATAGTGATTACCGAGATAGAGCACCACTCTAACATTGTTCCGTGGCAGATACTGACGCAGGAAAAGGGCGCCAAACTGGAATACATTGGAGTCGGCGACGACGGCTACTTGAAGATGCACGAGTACAAGAAATACCTTGACTCTGGCAAGGTCAAGCTCGTGTCCGTGTCGCACATGTCAAACGTGCTTGGCACCATTACTCCAATAAATGACATCATCAATATGGCTCACGAGAAAGGCATCCCGGTGCTAGTCGACGGCGCGCAGTCGGTCCCGCATATGCCAGTCGACGTCCAAAAGCTGGACTGCGAGTTCATGGCGTTTTCAGCCCACAAGATGCTTGGGCCCACGGGCGTCGGCGTGCTGTACGTAAAGCGCGAACTGCTTGAAAAGATGCCGCCGTTTATGGGCGGTGGCGACATGATAAAAGAAGTTCACAAGTACGAGACGCGCTACAACGACCTGCCGTACAAGTTCGAGGGAGGCACGCCCAACATCGCCGATGTCATTGGCTTTGCAGCGGCAATAGACTACCTTCAAAAGATCGGCATGGACAGGGTCAGGGAGCACGAAATCGACATCACCAAATATGCGCTTGACAGGGTTGCGCAGGTAAAAGGAGTGACAATCTACGGCCCGATGAACGCAATAGACAGGGGCGGCGTTGTGTCGTTTAACATCGGCGACATCCACCCGCACGACCTTGCGACCATCATGAACGACCACGGAGTCGCCATCAGGTCCGGACACCACTGCGCGCAGGTGCTCATGGAGCGCCTTGACGTTGCCGCAACTTCGAGGGCAAGCTTTTATATCTATAACACCAAAGAGGAGGTCGACGTGTTCATTGATGCTCTGTCTGAGGCAAGGAGGCTGTTCAAGATTTGAGTGACGACATTTACCGCGAGATAATACTCGATCATTACCGCAACCCAAGGAACAAGGGCAAGATACAGAACGCGGACGTCAGCATACACGATTCAAACCCGCTCTGCGGCGACGAAATCGACATCCACCTGAAGGTTGACGGCGACAAGATAAAGGACATCAAGTTTGAGGGTCGCGGCTGCGCTATAAGCCAGGCAAGCGCATCGATGCTGACAGAGATGGTCATGAACAAGCAGCTTGCGTCGGTAAAGGACCTGACAAAGGACGACATCCTGGAGAATATCGGCCTCATGAACCTCGGCCCGGCAAGGATCAAGTGCGCCCTTTTGTCGCTAAAGGTGCTAAAGCTTGGCATGGTAAAGTACTATGCCGACAGGGATCCTGCGTCAGCCAAAAAGCTGCAGGATGACACGAGAACGCTTTAGGCCATGTCAGCATCTACTACTCCAAAGGTAAGCAGGCAGGACATACGCCAAATAATATCTGACAATTTCAACGACACAGACTACCGCTTTTCAAACGATGAGATCCTGGGCTACCTCAACGAAATGGACAGGTACAAGGCGGCAAACCTCGATGTCTTGGACTTTGAGGACGTGCTCTTGGAAATGGAAGAATCTGGCTTTTTGCGCCCTATTGCGCAGAATTTCAACACGCGCTACTACAAGATAATGACGGAACTTGAATCCAAGACGTGCAAGGACTGCAACACGGTTTCATGGTTTGCAGAGGCAGAAGAGCCCAAGCTGTGCCCGCGGTGCAGGTCCAAGAACATGGCTTAGGAAAACAATTAAACAGCAAGCGCGCGCCTTCTTTACAGTTGTCAGCTGCTGCAAACCCGCCGTGGATGTTCAGGACGCGCTCGTTCCAGTTTGTTGCGTTCCTGGCCGCATTCGTGGTTTTCAGCGCAGTGGTTGCGTCAGGCGCCACAAATGTCATTGACGAGCCTGTCAACAAGTATGCAAAATCAATAGAGGGCAACCCCGGCCTTGACGCGGTCATGATCGCAATAACGACGATGGGCGACGTGGCGACGCTCCTCCTGTTTGCCATTGCAATCACCATAGTCAGGCGCACAAGAAAGGCAGGCATGATATTTCTCATCAGCATAGTTGCGCTTGCCATAGCAGTCATGTACCTAAAACCGTTTGTAGGCAGGACAGCGCCGCCGTACGAGTTTGTCCCTGCGGTAAAGCTGCCAGAGAACTTTGGCATCGAAAGCGACAGCCTTGCGCCGTTTGCAGCGGCCTTTTCCTACCCGTCGGGCCACGTGTCAAGGGCCACGGCTCTTGCGTTTATCGTCGGATACCTGCTGTACAGAAAATCAAGAGTGGCAGGGTACGCGATATGGGCATTTCCCATAGTCATAGGGATTACCCGGGTCTACGTCCAGCAGCACTTTCCGACAGACTTGATAGGCGGTTTTCTGATTGGCATGATAATATCAGTCGTCCTGAGCAACTCGATGAAGCTGTGGCAGCCGTTCCAGCTATCAAGATTCAAGGGCAAAGAGGACGAAGAGGGCGCCAAGGCCAGCAGCGCCTAGGCCCGGCCTTCAAACTTTTCAAATATTTTTGGGCTTGCAAGGAGCCAGCCGTAATGTTCTTCGTCATGCACGTAGCGCAGGTCTCGCACCTGGGGCACGAGCCCGCGCTTGCGAATGGTCAGTATAAACTCGCCCTGGAACGTCATGCCAAGCTTTTTGGCCTTGCCGGTCAGTTTTTCTCCCCGGGGCAAAAGTATGCGGAAACTAAACTCATCCTGCCTTTTCTCATAGGCGTCTGCCACCTTGTCGACTGCGAGGCGAATGTCTGCAGCGTCGCGCAGGTCGATTGTGTCTATCACTGGAAAGCCGGCGTATTTTGAGGTCATCATTATTACTTGT contains:
- a CDS encoding SufB/SufD family protein, which codes for MPTTLANINASNVIDEVSPKDPAWLAEERKKAIAKYLSLPNEVSPLYSKYSDANRIKPQGVHLNFGQGNSRHVLSSDLAKRLEELEKETGILQVGPEINKVVIKENVAKQGVIVTGIKDAISRHADLVKAHIEANPLDHGEDKFLALEAAAFQSGVFVYVPRNVVLEEPIRIITSLADDGTSLVSRNIFAVEQGAKATVVQELYAPGTGNAAETQQGYFELIETSVKPNAHLEAVTLQAMGTDTVCVSNRKAFVERDGKMSWYVGLFGTMLSRFKTDSVMKGQGASAEDVEIVFGVGNQSFDIMSNLIHNGQFSRGKVQVKSVMKDTSKSLFKGMIKIGKDGKGTESYLAGHAILLDKGAKSDSIPGLEILTNEVRATHSASVAQIDENQIFYLTTRGLSREGAKREIVSGFLEPLSRKMGPTIRAWINYLIENKWQGNPLMLRADEAMEQILEVEKSRYRETQDIFEKHYKYR
- a CDS encoding non-heme iron oxygenase ferredoxin subunit — protein: MGEEWVRVCDAGSLSSGELVEFDHGGKKLMVAKIGSDIYATDRICTHAYADLTAGFVNEGEKTVTCPLHLSAFKFADGVPQNPPATIPLKTYKVKIQDNAIYIKID
- a CDS encoding cysteine desulfurase; its protein translation is MQKGALNVEKIRKDFPILKRKVMGGKPLVYLDNAATTQKPLAVIDAIHDYYMNYNSNIHRAVHQLAEEATKAYEDTRVKIAKFINARSTDEIIFTRNTTEAINLVAYSWGRANIKKDDRIVITEIEHHSNIVPWQILTQEKGAKLEYIGVGDDGYLKMHEYKKYLDSGKVKLVSVSHMSNVLGTITPINDIINMAHEKGIPVLVDGAQSVPHMPVDVQKLDCEFMAFSAHKMLGPTGVGVLYVKRELLEKMPPFMGGGDMIKEVHKYETRYNDLPYKFEGGTPNIADVIGFAAAIDYLQKIGMDRVREHEIDITKYALDRVAQVKGVTIYGPMNAIDRGGVVSFNIGDIHPHDLATIMNDHGVAIRSGHHCAQVLMERLDVAATSRASFYIYNTKEEVDVFIDALSEARRLFKI
- the sufU gene encoding Fe-S cluster assembly sulfur transfer protein SufU, whose amino-acid sequence is MSDDIYREIILDHYRNPRNKGKIQNADVSIHDSNPLCGDEIDIHLKVDGDKIKDIKFEGRGCAISQASASMLTEMVMNKQLASVKDLTKDDILENIGLMNLGPARIKCALLSLKVLKLGMVKYYADRDPASAKKLQDDTRTL
- a CDS encoding phosphatase PAP2 family protein, whose product is MSAAANPPWMFRTRSFQFVAFLAAFVVFSAVVASGATNVIDEPVNKYAKSIEGNPGLDAVMIAITTMGDVATLLLFAIAITIVRRTRKAGMIFLISIVALAIAVMYLKPFVGRTAPPYEFVPAVKLPENFGIESDSLAPFAAAFSYPSGHVSRATALAFIVGYLLYRKSRVAGYAIWAFPIVIGITRVYVQQHFPTDLIGGFLIGMIISVVLSNSMKLWQPFQLSRFKGKEDEEGAKASSA